The sequence gttgagggcacgttTGTGACCACAGGGGCGCCACTCCCCTGGATCACGCTTTGGGACCATGTGGAGAGGTGACGACCAACTGCTCGACGAAGGGCGGATGATGCCCTGTTGCAGCATGTGGTCGAATTCTCTTTTCGCGATGGCACGGCGGTCCCCAGCGAGGCGTCTGGGTCGGCAAAATACTGGAGGGCCAGTAGTGACAACATGATGCGTGGCGTTGTGACGTACAGGCAGCTCAAGTTTGGAAGGCTTCGTGATGGCTGGAAAGTCTGCTAGAATTGAGGCGAACATAGATGCCGGTATCTGTGGCGCCGTTCCAGTAGTATATGTTGGAGGTGCGAGGATGCCTTGTATGGACATCCTGGTCGTTGTGTCGACGATTCGACGTGCCCGGAGGTCAACGCTGAGGGTGAAGTGGGTCAGAAAATCAGCACCCAATATGGCCATGCGTACATCTGCAACAACGAATACCCATCGGAAGGTGCGTCGGAGACCCTAATCGATAGTGAGAGAGCGCTGACCATATGTATTGATGGCATAGTTGTTGGCTGCTTGAAGGGGAGCAGTCTGCGGAGAGCGCTGCCGGTCGAGTCGTGTGGCAGGAACGACACTGAcctctgcacctgtgtccacgaGAAATCTATGTCCGGCAATCCTGTCAGTGACGTAGAACAGGCAGCTTGTCGTATGGCAAGAGTCACTGGCCGCCATCAGTTGCTCTGCGGTACGTTTCCCTGCCAGCTGCAAGGAGGACGACACTGACGCGCGCTGGTACCGAAGTTGCTGTGACACCAGCAGTAGACGCGTCGGCGTGGACCGGAACGGGAGCTAGACCACGGAGACAATCTGGGACGGTAATCGCGGTCTCGTCGACGAGGGTGAGACGGTGGCCGTAGGGCATTAACAGTCTCGGCGAGGTCGTCGATCAGTTGCTCCAGGCGAGACTGCCGGTCCTCGAGGTGCGACAACGGAACGTTAGATGCCGTAGCCACAGTACCTCCTACTGCATAGTCAGCGACGCGATCGGCCTGCTCCGCCAGCTTGTCGTTGGGCAGGTCATCAGGTGCGGTAGCCAAGGCAAGGGCTACATTCTGTGGCAGGCGCTGGAAAAACAGTTCTCGCAGCAGCGGCCTGTTTACATCCAACTTACAGTCACTGAGAAGCTGCTGCTTGCGACGTAGCAGTTCTGACGGTCGCCGATCGCCGAGCTCCTCTTCGTTGAGAAGCTGCTGGAGACGCCTGCGCACAGACACAGACTTGCGTTGCAGCACCGTCATTTTAAAGTGGCCGTAAGGTGTGGTTTCATGGGGCGTGCACACAAGGTCGTGAAACTCCGCAACCACTTCCGTTGAGAGCGCGGAGACAGCGTTGTAATACTTCGCTTGTTGCGAGGTAATGCGCCGAAGGGCAAAGATGGCCTCCACGTGCGTGAACCAGGCTGCAGGATTCTGGGGCCAAAACGACGGCAGGTGAATCTGCACCGTGGCGATGCCCCCTGCGCCGATCGTCGGTCTGTCGCTTGTGGTCGCGTCCATGATGTAGTGCTCGCCTTGCGATCACGTCCAGGTCACCATgttatagggactgaggttaggtccactgtaacaatgcgtgtggcggcgagcgtaaaaccatggaaccgttcagaccgatggcaggagcagaggtagactattctttattttcgttttcttttcctcgcaacccgcagcacgaggaaggaggagcgtgcgcatgcacatgcgcctgtgcgcgccataattaatagtcagccgatgaagacgacgatggccgctagaaTACGTATTCAGTGTATAAGTGCCTTGAGCGCTTGCGTATACTGGATCAATAAACGTTCGTTTGTGGATGGAGGGGTGACCCTAATAATTCACGAGTTATCTACACTGCACATACTTATTGAATATCCCAGTGTGAATGTTTGCTGGGGTCAGGTTAGCGCTCTCGTGCAAAGTACAGTGAATCGGCGAGCatttttacaacagagctgtgtTAGCTTGGGAAATCCTGGGTTCGCCTCGACAAGAAAgtatcattatcatgaacggctttgcgcgtgcaacgcaataactcgccTGGCGCGCGGTCTCTTCGTGCTCTTAACTTCTTCGCTCCCGCAACACGTACGCCCTGACGCGCACTCTCCCGCTGCGCGGATTTGTGCGACAAAGGATGCAATATCTAGGATGGACCAGacagcgagtacagagagagagagaggaagaaagggaagaaatagaaaagagatgcgaagacagagaaacaaagtggcagagagaggaagagatagaaagatacaGACAAATGAGGATATATGAAAAACAGAGAGCATGGCAGGAATAGAAAAAATGagtgaaacaagaaaaaagaaagaattagggAGAGATAAAAGACAGAGAAGGAAACTGGAAAGGAGAATtacggagagcgagaaagaaaagaaatgaagaaaatatTGCAAGagtaagagagaagaaagaaatatagacaAAATACATAGGaaaagcaaagagaaagagaggaagaaagaaagagaaaattaggAGAAACAAGTAATGCTGGCCAGATGCACTGTTGGTTCCAGCATTGCGCCACTCAAGCAAGCTTCGCATACTTTTTGAACagagaagctgtttaagccggaggTCGAACTGTTAGGTATTCGCAGCTATACCTCGCCGAATGATGATGTCAcgatgcgtcgcctagcaacacgCTACTTGAATAAAAATAGCAGGAGAAGAGATCTTGACAACAAAAGGAGAacaaatgaataaaacaaaataaaatgtcttgacaaggcgggattcgaacccaggtaaCCACAGGCCGAGGGCTAGCGtcgtaaccactgggctatcTAGGTTTTTTTGGGCGGTATTAGTCTAAGCAATACATCATCATGAATATTACTGAAAAAGTTCcaccaaccaacgaattataaaagtaaaaactACTTTTACATTAAAAAACCCGACGTTACGGGTCCAACTCGGACCCTttctcaggggtgactgtggggcgccagagagcaacagagtttaaaaaggaaggaaagagcctTGCTCTCTTTAGGTCGGGGGGTAACGCTTGGTTTGAATGACGTGCCGTCGTCCATTGAAATACACACTCGGTagcgcacctgcagaccggttcACGTTACCGGGTGTcgcctgaatgtgccaggattccacTGGCACATTCAGGCGACACCCGGCAACGTgaaccggtctgcaggtgcgctgccgagtgtTAATTTCAATGGACTTCGGCACTTCATTCAAACTAGGCGTGACCCCCCGACctaaagagaggaaggctctttctttcctttttaatctctgttgctctctggcgccccacagtcacccctgagaaAGGGTCCGAGTTGGACCCGACacgtcgggttttttaaagtaaaagaagtttttacttttataattcgttcgttggtgtaactttttcaatgataatttcttcccaaccagacagaacgctgtcaaatgttcacctttaaaTCATCATGAATAAATGGAAGTAAAACGCATCAGCCAAGTTTGGTTTGCATTGAACATTGAAATTGCTTCAGTTAAACGATTCATCCAATTGACTAAGCTAGACACGCAGTTCTAGTTGAGCTCTAAAAACGTGAAGTTCATAACGGAAATTTTCAGTAAAGATCTGTCTTGATGACCTCGCCTTTACGTCAGCGTCTCTCACTGACAAATACGCACTCCATATGCATTGGAGGCCCTTGAGCATGATCATATCATACGGTATGCCGTGTTCAATATGCACTGGTAAGTATCTAGTGCGAATAGGTGTATCCAGCCACGAAAGCACCACACCGTTTTATGGGAACAGCATGATTGCGTTGTCATGGGCGCGATAAtgagataaagagaaaaagaaagagacagagagaaaaagaaatagaaaacaagCGCAGTATAGCTATGTACAGCATAGTAAAGCAATGGTGGGGAAAGTGAATTGAGGGCTAGGTTAAAGGGAAGGCCACGAGCCTCGTTGTTTGCACagccttggcaccactagcgcgtaACTGCCCCAATTTTgcttaggcgaaagccttagatgcctcatgaaactaGAAAATTGACCGTCTGCAGTGTCTTAGAGATTTGGTGAGGTTAGACGATACATCGCGCGACCGGCATCCTTATCAGCTGGATTGatggaaaaaaagatggttgatccctccgtcataggaatcgcaataacacgaacgtaaagcgtgcccttactgaAGTGTGTGaaggtttactgtacattgatataagagagtttgtacaatgtatattgatgtctggcagctgtagaaccgtttaacgttgatgcacccactttgatgattggtggtacatctctatcctgacgactaacatccatgttgaatgattaaacaaacccttgtggtagctgtagtagttaacggtgaaagcgtaatcagagaacgaggtgtgatagccagaaaggAGAGCGCCGCATATTACacgcagaacttcgtcgccatcccgcggtatgttaaaatgtgattgaacaccacggccggactacagggaaacgcaaagcgcgtcgtgcctccCCGGTAGTCCGGCCGCGgtatttctcggggcgagcgcgtgagcggggaacgcggtgttacagccaggtgaggcaggcgcgcgtcgcagagctattcttAGTTTGGATTAGCGTAATGCTACGAGCGAGgcgacacttttacgacgcttgggaaaagatcgccacctcgcggtatgttaaggtcACTGTgtggttaaggcattgacaaaattgatctggcaatgaaaacgcgccgaatgggccGGACGTGAAGCGCGTTGCAggcgctaatcgcggaggccacagtaatgacgaattactttaccgctcccagagggcaacaccaccccgccgaccgggagagtcgtagatataaaaggcgcgtttgcaaagcctctacagtctgtgaccgtggcgcattggatagcgtgcccggcatctgcagGTCGTTGCTGACCGatcggtcgtgggttcgatgcccgttgacggaccttctttttctttgccatctcgtcgtgtaaattttttcgacttcatttccgtgacggaaatacgtcgctgacgccttggtggaccccggcataaaacactttcgtgttaaaatttagcagatcccacgtaccgtgggagttgatgttatgcgaagcatgcgtggtaTGGTGACtgtgcgtaatttttcacattgagggaAGCGGTACGGAATGATGTTAGAGAAATTTTGAAGTGGTATTCGCATACTCCTATGTTCAAGAATAGCATATCtactatataaccagttgtttagagtggcgtaacgatgacaacagcatgggtgttaccaacaccaggcgcggtaagctgatatgtagtgcttatattcttcaatactggatagcgcgaattcgaacaggacaaaggaacacagatgcacaggacaggcgttactcgcaactaagcttcattcaggaaagtttccgtagatatatacacaaccgagtggcacgcgcaggcgcactgcacgttcaacgatacgagaagcAGCGCGAAGCATGGGACAGTGAAacagacggaccaagcgctggtcagtctctttcactgtcccgtgtttcgcgctgtttctcgtattgttgaacatgtaccaaccggcccataTACACACCTTAGTGCACTGCACGTATGTTACTGTCCCacttacagttgttatgcttatacttgtccgttatgacggagagcgcacgtacgtttcacgaacccgtgtgcatgtgtagaaggggttcttgacagttcttgaacaaggtgatcatcaccgagatcagtgagcaccagcagctggaccggacttgttaatcggatccgttcgtgatcgtgccTATGGGGAGTCTAAGCGTAGTGaggtgcgaggtatagtgcacctggcagaaatcgtggatgcctcttacgataagatgatctatgatgcatcctgtcgtggacgtggcagccaggtcttttgatgccctctccacatgcAATCCGTCTTTGACGCAATATAGGGACCAAGCGGTATTGGATCTtgataaatgaatgttgaagtcaccggtaatgacaagacctggttctctcagcagatttattgtaggaagcattgacgccggtttttgcgtaatccacgtggtccacgttgcggagaACGTGGGCGAGTGGATGgtggttgagcgtcttccaggcgtGTTCTGTCTTCAATTTCCTcagtttccttgcgtccgccgcggtggtgtagtggttaaggtgcttggctgcttacccgaaggtcgccggttcgatcccggctgcggcggtcgcatttcgaaagaggcgaaatgctagatgcccgtgttctgtgcgatctcggtacacgttgaaTAATACCCgaatggtgaaaatttccggagcccatcgctacggcgtctctcatatcatagtgtggttttcggacattaaaccctaacaattattattattaccactttccttgcgtgtcaatgtgtgtgttcgcgtttactgtttTGGTTgaaactttgtatcacctgtggcgcatacccgcataacattacctatgttttacgggtatgtgccagacgtgacTGACAGAaagcgtttcatgacgtacgtggcaggtattttgcgttactcGTGCCATGACCGgtgcatcgtgttcgtcatacactgatcccctgctgtggcagttttggtatattacaaattatggagacgaccgggagagcgcccagacgtaggcggctatagatagatagatacgtagatagaaatgacAAAAGTGCCtgagtttcgctaagaaatgtttcgcatttaaagaCAAAGCTAAGAAATCTAAGACCA comes from Rhipicephalus sanguineus isolate Rsan-2018 chromosome 7, BIME_Rsan_1.4, whole genome shotgun sequence and encodes:
- the LOC119398674 gene encoding uncharacterized protein LOC119398674: MDATTSDRPTIGAGGIATVQIHLPSFWPQNPAAWFTHVEAIFALRRITSQQAKYYNAVSALSTEVVAEFHDLVCTPHETTPYGHFKMTVLQRKSVSVRRRLQQLLNEEELGDRRPSELLRRKQQLLSDCKLDVNRPLLRELFFQRLPQNVALALATAPDDLPNDKLAEQADRVADYAVGGTVATASNVPLSHLEDRQSRLEQLIDDLAETVNALRPPSHPRRRDRDYRPRLSPWSSSRSGPRRRVYCWCHSNFGTSARQCRPPCSWQGNVPQSN